Proteins from a genomic interval of Paenibacillus lentus:
- the glpX gene encoding class II fructose-bisphosphatase, translating to MERHIALELVRITEAAALEAARWTGRGDKNSADEAATLAIRSKFNSVAIDGTVVIGEGEMDEAPMLYIGEKIGNRRGPGVDIAVDPLEGTETVANGLNNAISVIAAAPQGSLLHAPDIYMEKLAVGPALAGQLSLDDPIETTLAKASLILDKPLADMTVSILDRERHAALIDALRKSGVRIKLLSHGDVMGAIEAAMEKEVDMYVGSGGAPEGVLAAAALKCLGGEMQGRLLPNGLDEYNRCVRMGLAKPDQLLRMEDMIGHDNVLFVATGVTSGDFLHGVRYLPKHKAETHSVIMHSENRTISYIETTHHFTEQINSVRGAAI from the coding sequence ATGGAACGTCACATAGCACTGGAATTAGTACGCATTACGGAAGCGGCAGCTCTTGAGGCAGCACGCTGGACAGGACGGGGCGATAAGAATAGCGCAGATGAGGCGGCAACATTAGCAATACGCAGTAAATTTAATTCCGTAGCTATTGACGGGACTGTAGTTATCGGCGAAGGGGAGATGGATGAAGCCCCCATGCTGTATATCGGTGAAAAAATAGGCAACCGCCGCGGCCCAGGAGTCGATATAGCCGTCGATCCATTGGAGGGAACAGAGACGGTAGCGAATGGGCTGAACAATGCCATCTCCGTGATTGCCGCCGCTCCTCAGGGCAGTCTGCTCCACGCTCCTGACATTTATATGGAGAAGCTGGCCGTCGGTCCTGCGCTGGCCGGGCAGCTTTCACTCGATGATCCAATCGAGACGACGTTAGCCAAAGCTTCTTTAATATTGGATAAGCCGCTGGCGGATATGACCGTGTCGATTCTGGATCGAGAGCGGCATGCAGCTTTGATCGATGCCCTGCGTAAATCCGGCGTTAGGATCAAACTGCTGAGCCATGGCGATGTTATGGGAGCCATTGAAGCCGCCATGGAAAAGGAGGTCGATATGTATGTGGGCTCCGGCGGAGCGCCTGAAGGGGTGCTGGCTGCGGCAGCGTTGAAATGCCTCGGCGGGGAGATGCAGGGTAGACTGCTTCCTAACGGACTCGATGAATACAATCGTTGCGTTCGCATGGGGCTCGCCAAGCCGGATCAATTGCTACGGATGGAGGATATGATCGGGCATGATAACGTCCTGTTCGTGGCTACCGGCGTGACATCGGGAGATTTTCTGCATGGGGTACGCTACTTGCCAAAGCATAAAGCCGAGACTCATTCCGTTATTATGCACTCCGAGAATAGAACGATCAGCTATATCGAGACCACCCATCACTTTACCGAGCAAATTAATTCGGTGAGAGGGGCGGCAATTTAA
- a CDS encoding pectate lyase family protein — protein MISMFSLPSSQAADPGYVGFATLNGGTTGGAGGTSVTVTTGAALQTALKNKGSEPLTIYVSGKITPANSSDNKISVKDVNDVSILGLGAGAEFEGIGIKVTRASNIIIRNLKIHHVNIGDKDAISIEGPANNVWVDHNELYSTLDSNKDYYDGLIDVKKNAEYITISYNYIHDSWKTSLVGSSDSDNYDRKITYHHNRFENINSRGPLFRFGQGHLFNNYYNNIIDTGINSRMGATLRIENNVFENSKDPIVTLYSKEQGYWDVKGNLYVNSTGSMPTTSTTSYTPPYSYTLDAANTVKNHVIANAGVGKINVGN, from the coding sequence ATGATAAGCATGTTCTCTCTTCCCTCTTCACAGGCAGCGGATCCCGGGTATGTTGGATTTGCGACTTTGAACGGCGGAACGACCGGGGGCGCGGGAGGTACTTCCGTCACGGTTACTACAGGGGCTGCGCTGCAAACGGCACTCAAAAATAAAGGCAGCGAGCCGCTGACGATTTATGTATCGGGCAAAATCACTCCAGCGAATTCCTCGGATAACAAAATCAGCGTCAAAGACGTAAATGATGTCTCGATCTTAGGCTTAGGCGCAGGAGCGGAATTTGAAGGCATAGGCATAAAAGTGACACGGGCCAGCAATATCATCATCCGCAATCTGAAAATTCACCATGTCAATATTGGCGATAAGGATGCGATTAGCATCGAGGGCCCGGCCAACAACGTCTGGGTTGACCACAATGAGCTCTATTCTACGCTCGATTCCAATAAGGACTATTATGACGGATTGATCGATGTGAAGAAAAATGCTGAGTATATCACGATTTCGTACAACTACATTCATGACAGCTGGAAAACATCGCTGGTTGGCTCGTCTGACAGCGACAATTATGACCGGAAAATCACTTATCACCATAACCGTTTTGAAAATATTAATTCCCGAGGGCCGCTGTTCCGTTTCGGCCAGGGCCATCTGTTTAACAATTATTACAACAATATTATAGACACGGGGATCAATTCAAGAATGGGGGCTACGCTCCGCATCGAAAATAATGTGTTTGAAAATTCAAAAGACCCAATCGTTACATTGTACAGTAAAGAGCAAGGGTACTGGGATGTGAAAGGCAATTTGTACGTGAACAGCACGGGCAGCATGCCGACCACATCGACAACGAGCTACACGCCGCCATACAGCTACACGCTGGATGCTGCAAATACAGTGAAGAATCACGTGATTGCGAACGCGGGCGTGGGCAAGATCAACGTTGGAAATTAA
- a CDS encoding radical SAM protein translates to MKYKSLELEKPVAYELEGLEIGITSNCNFRCDYCCAYQRNDGNNIGAKEIIPLLEQLPHLKRVRLSGGEVTLKYEDCVEVVRYCAARGVQTQLNSNGSLLNEERIQRLADAGLTTIHISFNFTTAEAFSQYYHIHPSVYQKIRNNIAMFAKTRVDTVLETLLFSETEHQMKEIHDHVYDMGVRTHEIQNSIMMKHSGWKAIAARETLKQAVNDLIAYKKEDMTLYFTCMDRFMEELGLQEQPGVYFPHCIEGKKQLHLHGNGDIIISELCHPVIIGNIHKGTSLRDIYLDMPPALKHFLDHEPCPAREAIFPSTPL, encoded by the coding sequence ATGAAATATAAATCGTTAGAGTTGGAAAAGCCTGTCGCCTATGAGCTGGAAGGGTTGGAAATCGGCATTACCTCCAATTGCAACTTTCGCTGCGATTATTGCTGCGCCTATCAAAGAAACGATGGGAACAACATCGGGGCAAAGGAAATTATTCCTCTTCTGGAGCAGCTGCCGCATCTTAAAAGAGTGAGACTGTCCGGCGGAGAGGTCACTTTAAAGTATGAAGATTGCGTTGAGGTTGTACGTTACTGCGCGGCACGCGGCGTTCAGACTCAGTTGAATTCCAACGGTAGCCTGCTGAATGAGGAGCGAATCCAGCGGCTGGCCGATGCGGGACTGACGACGATCCATATTTCCTTTAATTTTACGACGGCAGAGGCATTTTCCCAGTACTATCACATTCATCCCAGCGTGTATCAGAAAATTAGAAATAACATTGCTATGTTTGCTAAGACTAGGGTGGATACGGTACTTGAGACGCTCCTTTTCAGTGAAACCGAGCATCAGATGAAAGAGATTCATGACCATGTGTATGATATGGGTGTTCGCACGCATGAGATACAGAACAGTATCATGATGAAGCATAGCGGGTGGAAGGCTATAGCTGCACGCGAAACGTTGAAGCAGGCGGTAAATGATCTCATTGCTTACAAAAAAGAAGATATGACGCTGTACTTCACCTGCATGGATCGGTTTATGGAGGAGCTTGGTTTGCAGGAACAGCCAGGCGTCTATTTCCCGCACTGCATCGAAGGGAAAAAGCAGCTTCATTTGCATGGTAACGGGGATATTATTATTTCGGAGCTATGTCACCCCGTCATTATTGGAAATATCCATAAAGGCACTTCTTTGCGTGACATTTATCTTGATATGCCGCCAGCCTTAAAGCATTTTCTTGACCATGAGCCATGTCCGGCACGGGAGGCAATATTCCCCTCAACTCCGCTTTAA
- a CDS encoding ABC transporter permease has protein sequence MTKEAAKLNNSRYDLKGYLRRSAQRLRDWFHRLPSNGKVDGEERERSKRVGSLGASPFSVLVRKEISDHIRSWRFMLLLGIILLTCIASLYTAMNSIQEAIQSDSSANDFVILKLFTLSDGTLPSFISFIGFLGPLLGIGLGFDAINSERNKGTLSRILAQPLHRDALLNAKFAASLGVISMMFLTLGFLTMALGTIILGIPPTLEEFLRMISFTFIIIFYIGFWLNLSILFSVRFRQPATSALSGISVWLFFSFFYDMILNIVSKGIAPSAETATVQDIVGFQNQMLWLSRLSPYTLFNEATTTLLMPSVRNLGPLTTEQVHGAIASPLPFGQSLLLVWPQVTGLIALTLISFAISYVLFHRQEIRGRA, from the coding sequence ATGACCAAGGAAGCAGCCAAGCTGAATAACAGCAGATATGATTTGAAGGGCTATTTACGCCGCTCGGCGCAGCGATTGCGAGACTGGTTCCATCGCCTCCCGTCGAACGGCAAGGTTGACGGGGAAGAGCGTGAGCGAAGCAAGAGAGTCGGCAGCCTCGGAGCTTCGCCATTCAGTGTGTTGGTGCGCAAGGAAATTTCCGACCATATCCGCAGCTGGCGATTCATGCTGCTGCTTGGCATTATTCTGCTCACCTGCATCGCCTCTTTGTATACGGCCATGAACAGCATTCAAGAGGCTATTCAGTCGGACAGCTCCGCGAATGACTTCGTGATTCTGAAGCTGTTCACGCTGTCAGATGGAACTTTACCGTCCTTTATCAGCTTCATTGGGTTCCTGGGCCCGCTGCTCGGAATCGGCCTCGGCTTTGATGCGATCAACAGCGAACGGAATAAGGGTACGTTAAGCCGAATCCTGGCCCAGCCGCTGCATCGCGACGCGCTGCTTAACGCGAAGTTTGCCGCCTCACTTGGCGTCATCAGCATGATGTTCCTGACGCTCGGCTTTTTGACCATGGCGCTTGGAACGATTATTTTAGGCATCCCTCCTACGCTGGAGGAGTTCTTAAGAATGATCAGCTTCACTTTCATCATTATCTTCTACATCGGATTCTGGCTTAATTTGTCCATTTTATTCTCCGTGCGTTTCCGCCAGCCTGCTACCTCGGCGCTGTCGGGGATTTCCGTCTGGCTGTTCTTCAGCTTCTTCTACGACATGATCCTGAATATCGTGTCCAAGGGAATCGCGCCGAGTGCTGAAACGGCCACAGTACAAGATATTGTCGGCTTCCAGAACCAAATGTTGTGGCTAAGCAGACTATCTCCCTACACGTTGTTTAATGAGGCTACGACCACTCTACTTATGCCATCGGTTCGTAACCTGGGACCGCTGACGACCGAGCAGGTTCATGGCGCCATTGCCAGCCCGCTGCCTTTTGGACAGAGCCTGCTGCTCGTCTGGCCACAGGTGACTGGTCTCATCGCGCTGACCTTAATCTCCTTCGCCATTTCTTACGTTCTGTTTCACCGCCAGGAGATTCGCGGACGTGCTTGA
- a CDS encoding ABC transporter ATP-binding protein, translating into MAETVIDIQSLTKSYNGVRAVDQLSLQIKCGEIFGLLGPNGAGKSTTILMLLGLSEPDEGTINVLGLDPTREPIPVKRRVGYLPDDVGFYEDRTGLENLVLTARLNQVPEAEAKERAYQLLENVGLKHAAHKKTGAYSRGMRQRLGLADVLIKAPEIIILDEPTLGIDPKGMDELLALIRSLSEEQGLTVLLSSHQLHQVQQICDRVGLFVRGRLLAQGDITSLSRELFADDPLQITVDCGPLNEGLLERIRAIPGVRHADPVIGNGVGLSDAYNSMESPGRTRLIVGSDTDCSDLIARTIIENDVSLFGLQRRQYGLDEIYHRYFEGGEQHDQGSSQAE; encoded by the coding sequence GTGGCAGAGACGGTCATCGACATACAATCATTAACAAAAAGCTATAACGGCGTCAGAGCCGTAGACCAGTTGTCCCTGCAAATCAAATGCGGCGAAATCTTCGGTCTGCTCGGGCCCAACGGAGCTGGCAAATCGACGACGATCCTTATGCTGCTCGGACTCAGCGAGCCTGACGAAGGCACCATTAACGTGCTGGGACTCGATCCGACAAGGGAGCCTATCCCCGTTAAACGGAGGGTCGGATATTTACCGGATGACGTTGGCTTCTACGAAGATCGTACCGGCCTGGAAAATCTGGTGCTGACGGCGAGGCTGAACCAGGTGCCGGAAGCGGAGGCGAAGGAACGAGCCTATCAATTGCTGGAGAACGTAGGCCTGAAGCATGCCGCCCATAAAAAAACGGGGGCTTATTCCCGCGGCATGCGGCAGCGGCTCGGACTGGCCGATGTCCTGATCAAAGCGCCAGAAATCATCATATTGGACGAACCGACGCTTGGGATTGACCCCAAAGGGATGGATGAGCTGTTGGCCTTGATCCGCAGCTTAAGCGAGGAGCAAGGCTTGACCGTGCTGCTGTCCTCCCATCAGTTGCATCAAGTGCAGCAAATCTGCGACAGGGTCGGCTTGTTTGTCCGGGGGCGCCTGCTCGCCCAAGGCGACATCACCAGCCTGTCCCGAGAACTGTTCGCCGATGATCCGCTGCAAATTACCGTGGACTGCGGGCCGCTGAATGAAGGACTGCTGGAGCGTATCCGCGCCATTCCTGGCGTACGGCATGCCGATCCGGTAATCGGGAACGGAGTAGGACTGTCCGATGCATATAACAGCATGGAATCTCCCGGACGCACCAGACTTATCGTCGGCTCGGACACCGACTGCAGCGACTTGATTGCCCGAACGATTATTGAAAACGATGTTTCTTTGTTCGGCCTGCAGCGAAGGCAATACGGGCTTGACGAGATCTACCACCGTTATTTTGAAGGAGGTGAACAGCATGACCAAGGAAGCAGCCAAGCTGAATAA